The Malassezia vespertilionis chromosome 2, complete sequence genomic sequence CGCAATTGGCCGCGTCACTCCTCTCGTCACTAGGTACGTCGATCGCATGCTCTTTTTTATTGGATCATAACTGACCAGTGTTATTCCTAGTATTTTGGCTGCCTACGCGTATATGGGACAAGGCGACAGCACAGGCCTATGACAGCACAGGCCTCTTGTTTCGCCTCGTGAGTCTGAGCACTCTGCTTGCAGCCTACTGCACTTGGCTGTGGATCCAACGCTACGACGCGCATTCGGGATCCACCATGCAGCGATAGGTTGGTATTTGATAACTATGTGACATGTGTTTGGCCGGGCGGTGCACAAAGGTGCACATTCCGCAGGCGCTTGCATAACGTTCACAACATGAAATAACACCTTTTAGGTGACATGTAGATGTTGCGCCTTCCCAGACGCGGCTGAGAAACAAAATGGTCTGCATCGCGTGCTCTAATTGGTTCATAGCCTGACTAATTTGAATGGCGCAGAAATCGACACGCATTCGACAGAGACGGATAATTGTGCCCGTGGCCTTACCCGGAAGTGAATTGAAGGCCCACATCAGTCAGCTTGTGACCACCACCTTTCGTTTTAAGTGAACGACATCAGTCCGTGTGAGTACGTATCATTACTTCAGCGCACATACGTAGCGCGTGTGTGCAGTTGTAGGAAGGTTTATTGAGGAGAGGTACTAACATTGTTTGCGTGCTGCGTGTTATTTTTAACAGACACTCTTAACTGTCCGCTATGACTTCGCCTCGTGAAGATTCCGTGTACCTTGCCAAGCTTGCTGAACAGGCCGAGCGCTATGAAGAAATGGTAGAGAACATGAAGCGCGTTGCTTCCTCTAACCAGGAGCTTACCGTTGAGGAGCGCAACCTGCTCTCTGTCGCGTACAAGAACGTGATCGGGGCACGACGCGCGTCCTGGCGTATCGTCTCCTCCATTGAGCAGAAGGAGGAGTCGAAGGGCAACGAGGCCCACGTTTCTATGATTAAGGCTTATCGTGAAAAGATTGAGTCTGAGTTGGCGCAGATCTGCGAGGACATTTTGAAGGTCTTGGACACTCACCTTATCCCGTCTGCCACCTCGGGTGAGAGTAAGGTGTTCTACCACAAGATGAAGGGCGACTACCACCGCTACCTTGCTGAGTTTGCCACTGGCGACAAGCGTAAGGACTCTGCCGACAAATCGCTCGAGTCTTACAAGGCTGCCTCTGACGTCGCTGTCACTGAGCTGCCTCCTACCCATCCTATCCGTCTCGGTCTTGCCTTGAACTTTTCCGTGTTTTACTACGAGATTTTGAATTCGCCTGACCGTGCCTGCCACCTGGCTAAGCAGGCCTTTGATGATGCTATCGCTGAGTTGGATACCCTGTCGGAGGAGAGCTACAAGGACTCTACTCTGATTATGCAACTCTTGCGCGACAATCTCACTCTGGTGCGTACAGCTATTGTGTATATTTTTCTAACCTTTACAGTGGACAAGCGACATGCAGGATACGGAGAAGCCCGTCGAGGGCAGCAACAACGCCGAGGCTGCGCAGGCTGCTCAGACCGGCGCACCTGGTGCCGAGAACAAAGGCGAGGAGGCCGCCTAGGTGCTTTTTAGTACCTTACCCAGCTCAGCTCGTTTAGCTGTTTGAAATAGGATTCCATATCTACGTTTTCCCCCCTGTTTGACTGTGCGATGTGATCGTGCGAGCGCGAATGCGCGCCGAATTTAGCAACGCTGCCGCTTGTTTTGGGGCATGTCTCGGCAGGCTATTTTTAAAAGTTACACGCCTTCATTTGGGAATTATGCGCGAATTTTGCATGACGCGCgacagcgcacgcacggtCGAGTGACACGCAAAATACTCCAACGGCGGGCTCCTAGGTGGATTGACGAATAACGAATAACTCCATCGTCGCAGTCCATTATGCGTGGGCTTACGCAATATATCTCTGAGCTGCGGGCGTGTGGTGCGCGAGATATTGAAGAGAGGAGAGTGCATAAAGAATTGTCGCACATCCGGACCAAGTTTCGCGTAGCTCCTAAATTGGATGGCTACCAGCGCAAGAAATATGTGGCCAAGATCGTATATACATATTTGCAAGGGTATAAAGTTGACATGGGATACATGGAGACTATCACGCTAA encodes the following:
- a CDS encoding uncharacterized protein (COG:O; EggNog:ENOG503NU75), giving the protein MTSPREDSVYLAKLAEQAERYEEMVENMKRVASSNQELTVEERNLLSVAYKNVIGARRASWRIVSSIEQKEESKGNEAHVSMIKAYREKIESELAQICEDILKVLDTHLIPSATSGESKVFYHKMKGDYHRYLAEFATGDKRKDSADKSLESYKAASDVAVTELPPTHPIRLGLALNFSVFYYEILNSPDRACHLAKQAFDDAIAELDTLSEESYKDSTLIMQLLRDNLTLWTSDMQDTEKPVEGSNNAEAAQAAQTGAPGAENKGEEAA